Proteins encoded in a region of the Paucibacter sediminis genome:
- the recG gene encoding ATP-dependent DNA helicase RecG, which produces MPEALPAPVKAKSAPQKAMEKLGLLRDIDLALHLPLRYEDETRLTPIAEARDGDTVQCEGEIVESHIELRSRRQLLVRIDDGSAQLLLRFLHFYPSHQKSLAAGARVRVRGEIRGGFFGREIVHPTFKLVNEGAPLADSLTPVYPTSAALPQAYLRKAVGSALQRAPLEEILPEQAVPRQLPALREALMFLHHPPPQARLSMLEDHSHPAWQRLKFEELLAQQLSQLQAQRERARLRAPALRGRRGGLHEQLLAALPFTLTGAQQRVCEEIAQDLARPQPMHRLLQGDVGSGKTVVAALAAAVAMAAGWQCALMAPTEILAEQHFRKLIVWLEPLGITVAWLTGSVKGKARQKMLDAAASGAAQLVVGTHAVIEDKVSFAKLGLAIIDEQHRFGVAQRLALRKKLASQALEPHLLMMSATPIPRTLAMTYFADLDVSTIDELPPGRTPIVTKVFADSKRLEVVAKIADEVARGAQVYWVCPLIEESETLDLKNATETHAELSAALAGKSVGLLHGRMPPAEKAAVMAEFSSGRMSVLVATTVIEVGVDVPNASLMVIEHAERFGLSQLHQLRGRVGRGAVASVCVLLYTGPLSDTGKSRLKAMAETNDGFEIARRDLDIRGPGEFMGARQSGAELLRFADLQEDSALLQAARRLAPELLDHHPAAARRQVERWLGSKAEFLKA; this is translated from the coding sequence ATGCCCGAGGCCCTCCCCGCTCCCGTCAAAGCCAAGTCAGCCCCCCAGAAGGCGATGGAGAAGCTGGGCCTGCTGCGCGACATCGACCTGGCCCTGCATCTGCCGCTGCGCTACGAGGACGAGACGCGCCTGACCCCGATCGCCGAGGCGCGCGATGGCGACACGGTGCAGTGCGAGGGCGAGATCGTCGAATCCCATATCGAGCTGCGCTCGCGCCGCCAGCTGCTGGTGCGCATCGACGACGGCAGCGCCCAGCTGCTGCTGCGCTTTCTGCACTTCTACCCCTCGCACCAGAAGAGCCTGGCGGCCGGCGCCCGGGTGCGCGTGCGCGGCGAGATCCGCGGCGGCTTCTTCGGCCGCGAGATCGTGCACCCCACATTCAAGCTAGTGAACGAGGGCGCGCCGCTTGCGGACTCGCTGACCCCCGTCTATCCCACCAGCGCCGCCCTGCCCCAGGCCTATCTGCGCAAGGCGGTGGGCTCGGCCCTGCAGCGCGCGCCGCTGGAAGAGATCCTGCCCGAGCAGGCGGTACCGCGCCAGCTGCCCGCGCTGCGCGAGGCGCTGATGTTCCTGCACCACCCGCCGCCCCAGGCCAGGTTGTCGATGCTGGAGGACCACAGCCACCCGGCCTGGCAGCGCCTCAAGTTCGAGGAGCTGCTGGCTCAGCAGCTGAGCCAGCTGCAGGCGCAGCGCGAGCGCGCGCGCCTGCGGGCGCCGGCCCTGCGCGGCCGGCGTGGCGGCCTGCACGAGCAGCTGCTGGCCGCACTGCCCTTCACCCTCACCGGCGCACAGCAGCGCGTCTGCGAGGAAATCGCGCAAGACCTGGCACGGCCCCAGCCCATGCACCGCCTGCTGCAGGGCGATGTGGGCTCGGGCAAGACCGTGGTGGCGGCGCTGGCCGCCGCGGTGGCGATGGCGGCCGGCTGGCAATGCGCGCTGATGGCGCCCACCGAGATCCTGGCCGAGCAGCATTTCCGCAAGCTGATAGTCTGGCTCGAGCCGCTGGGCATCACGGTGGCCTGGCTGACCGGCAGCGTCAAGGGCAAGGCGCGCCAGAAGATGCTGGACGCCGCCGCCTCGGGCGCGGCCCAGCTGGTGGTGGGCACGCATGCGGTGATCGAGGACAAGGTGAGCTTCGCCAAGCTGGGTCTGGCCATCATCGACGAGCAGCATCGCTTTGGCGTGGCGCAGCGCCTGGCGCTGCGCAAGAAGCTCGCCAGTCAGGCGCTCGAACCGCATCTGCTGATGATGAGCGCCACCCCCATCCCGCGCACCCTGGCGATGACTTATTTCGCCGACCTGGATGTGTCGACCATCGACGAGCTGCCGCCCGGCCGCACGCCCATCGTCACCAAGGTGTTTGCCGACAGCAAGCGCCTCGAGGTGGTGGCCAAGATCGCCGACGAGGTGGCACGCGGCGCCCAGGTCTACTGGGTCTGCCCGCTGATCGAGGAGTCGGAGACGCTGGACCTGAAGAACGCCACCGAGACGCACGCCGAGCTGAGCGCGGCGCTGGCCGGCAAGAGTGTCGGCCTGCTGCACGGCCGCATGCCACCGGCCGAAAAGGCCGCGGTGATGGCCGAGTTCTCGAGCGGCCGCATGAGCGTGCTGGTTGCCACCACGGTGATCGAGGTGGGCGTGGACGTGCCCAACGCCAGCCTGATGGTGATCGAGCATGCCGAGCGCTTCGGGCTCAGCCAGCTGCACCAGCTGCGCGGGCGGGTGGGCCGCGGCGCGGTGGCCAGCGTCTGCGTGCTGCTCTACACCGGGCCGCTCTCGGACACCGGCAAGTCGCGTCTCAAGGCCATGGCCGAGACCAACGACGGCTTCGAGATCGCGCGCCGCGACCTCGACATCCGCGGCCCCGGCGAGTTCATGGGCGCGCGCCAGAGCGGCGCCGAACTGCTGCGCTTTGCCGACCTGCAGGAAGACTCAGCCCTGCTGCAGGCGGCGCGCCGGCTGGCCCCCGAACTGCTGGACCACCACCCCGCGGCCGCACGCCGCCAGGTGGAGCGCTGGCTGGGCAGCAAGGCGGAGTTCCTCAAGGCGTAG
- a CDS encoding substrate-binding periplasmic protein, which translates to MLTGFTENLPPLNYQDETGPQGFSVELLRMVALQANLKLEIQVLPWVRAMQSAEATPNSILFSLTRTPEREALFKWVGPISPRRIVVYKLASRSELSLSELRQLQGAKIGVVRESATARQLLAEGFKPGEELEFGLDDATNVRKLLAGRMEYVMLLDWAAAWNLRQLKLPYATLQAVLDYDNSKSYWYGLPPDTDPALVRRLQAALDATKRDGRYELLKLRYFS; encoded by the coding sequence ATGCTCACCGGCTTCACCGAGAACCTGCCGCCGCTGAACTACCAGGACGAAACCGGGCCGCAGGGCTTCAGCGTCGAGCTGCTGCGCATGGTGGCACTGCAGGCCAATCTGAAGCTGGAGATTCAGGTGCTGCCCTGGGTGCGCGCCATGCAATCGGCCGAGGCCACACCCAACAGCATCCTGTTCTCGCTCACCCGCACGCCCGAGCGCGAGGCGCTGTTCAAGTGGGTGGGGCCCATCAGCCCGCGCCGCATCGTGGTCTACAAGCTGGCCAGCCGCAGCGAGCTGAGCCTGTCCGAGCTGCGCCAGCTGCAGGGCGCCAAGATCGGCGTGGTGCGTGAATCGGCCACCGCGCGGCAGCTGCTGGCCGAGGGCTTCAAGCCCGGCGAGGAACTCGAATTCGGGCTGGACGACGCCACCAATGTGCGCAAGCTGCTGGCCGGGCGCATGGAGTACGTGATGCTGCTGGACTGGGCCGCGGCCTGGAACCTGCGCCAGCTCAAGCTGCCCTACGCGACCCTGCAGGCGGTGCTGGACTACGACAACAGCAAGTCCTACTGGTACGGCCTGCCGCCCGACACCGACCCGGCCTTGGTGCGGCGTCTGCAGGCCGCGCTGGACGCCACCAAGCGCGATGGGCGCTACGAGCTCTTGAAGCTGCGCTATTTCAGCTGA
- a CDS encoding YCF48-related protein, whose translation MRHAGRLPGRRAPSRAIGGGSPGWLGSDHKASLANCGRAPRAPVRHASIATGLRAECPKNKSQPREGYMQRKTQKKWRAAAAALVVGLLSACGGGGDGASIAPPAPLPEVLSISAPAASDLAAAVQFGSSAGSAAGLRYEWNFGDGSGSTEASPKHAYAKAGDYEVQLKLSNEAGQSRSSSFKLSLSNKAHLAGRICSGAEASGWCWQAPLPTGAALTQANFVSAQLGWVLTDERQLSKTADGGRNWQLLRLPDAGKLHSFALVDANKSWVLGADGGVWRSDDGGAGFRRVGRLSAPLGSSPLRNHGGDLLSVTSVSADLATTSLWVSADGGASWFASAQRYDSQAKDGSLYRTEWTGDGKSLQVVRSLDLGLHESVAGELPAACQGSATGWRLIQAASRSELLSVSWQISASNEGGWQHFVDQVVLCTSTDSGQTWKRVASTGIPQLLYSRFSLRGDVAFWPAGAGQYWASHSNVGGGGATLYRSVDGGETWTAVTAPESGASIRHVVNASTLLVTNDARNSWVSADAGASWQALQVGLGGLPESLSSLAGQGVLLSGRPLRSYDGKGAWQLLVPHFGSADLALGFGGGALAGAIGSAAMPTPGRLFAYSGSQLLRSSDYGRSWQAPPMFAMGDIGSLQFVSANTGWVVADFGLLFRTRDGGANWSQVWAVPSGGSEFGGALQALRFSSETEGIMAVSNWQGSIVYRSSDGGQSWAMRATLPVDVRQLLTLENGEVLAAGGNGLRTGGLFLVKADSADFSTVYSADSDSVSGPGLYVRRLHRQAGGKIWAVGSKGLVLSSADAGRTWLRQDVGAAGALNDVQFADALHGWIVGDAGLLLATDDGGKSWKQQAQSTQQSLLALLIQDAKTVWAFGENGIVLATGTGGF comes from the coding sequence TTGCGCCACGCAGGCCGCCTGCCAGGCAGGCGAGCGCCAAGCCGTGCAATTGGCGGCGGTTCACCTGGGTGGCTCGGCAGCGATCACAAGGCGAGTCTAGCCAACTGTGGTCGCGCTCCAAGGGCACCCGTGCGCCATGCGTCCATTGCCACCGGGCTTCGTGCAGAATGCCCCAAAAATAAGTCACAACCCAGGGAGGGTTACATGCAGCGAAAGACGCAGAAGAAATGGCGCGCGGCCGCGGCCGCGCTTGTCGTCGGACTACTGAGTGCTTGCGGAGGAGGTGGCGATGGCGCCAGCATCGCGCCGCCGGCGCCCTTGCCGGAGGTGCTCAGCATCTCGGCACCGGCAGCGAGTGATCTGGCCGCGGCGGTGCAGTTCGGCAGCAGTGCTGGCAGCGCCGCCGGCTTGCGCTATGAATGGAATTTCGGCGATGGCAGCGGCAGCACCGAGGCCAGCCCCAAGCATGCCTACGCCAAGGCCGGCGATTACGAGGTGCAGCTGAAGCTGAGCAACGAGGCCGGGCAAAGCCGCAGCAGCAGCTTCAAGCTGAGCCTCAGCAACAAGGCTCATCTGGCCGGCCGCATCTGCTCGGGCGCTGAGGCTTCCGGCTGGTGCTGGCAGGCGCCGCTGCCGACGGGCGCGGCGCTGACGCAGGCGAACTTTGTCTCCGCCCAGCTCGGTTGGGTACTGACCGACGAGCGGCAGCTCAGCAAGACCGCGGACGGTGGCCGCAACTGGCAGTTGCTGCGCCTGCCCGATGCCGGCAAGCTGCACAGCTTTGCCCTGGTCGATGCCAACAAGTCCTGGGTGCTGGGGGCGGACGGTGGTGTCTGGCGCAGTGACGATGGCGGCGCCGGCTTCCGCCGCGTTGGCCGGCTCTCTGCGCCATTGGGAAGCAGTCCGCTGCGCAACCACGGCGGCGATTTGCTGTCGGTGACAAGCGTGAGCGCCGACCTGGCGACGACAAGCCTGTGGGTGAGCGCCGATGGCGGCGCCAGCTGGTTCGCGTCGGCGCAGCGCTACGACTCGCAAGCCAAGGATGGCAGCCTGTACCGAACCGAGTGGACGGGCGACGGCAAGAGCTTGCAGGTCGTGCGATCGCTGGATCTGGGCCTGCATGAGTCCGTGGCGGGGGAGTTGCCCGCCGCTTGTCAGGGCAGCGCCACGGGTTGGCGCTTGATACAGGCGGCTTCGCGCAGCGAATTGCTGAGCGTGAGCTGGCAGATTTCTGCCTCCAACGAAGGCGGCTGGCAGCATTTCGTGGATCAGGTGGTGTTGTGCACCAGCACCGATAGCGGCCAGACCTGGAAGCGGGTTGCGTCCACCGGCATTCCCCAGCTGCTGTATTCGCGGTTCAGTCTGAGGGGCGACGTGGCGTTCTGGCCGGCTGGCGCTGGCCAGTATTGGGCGAGCCACAGCAACGTGGGCGGTGGCGGCGCGACCTTGTACCGGAGCGTCGATGGCGGCGAGACCTGGACGGCCGTGACAGCCCCGGAGTCAGGCGCCTCGATCCGCCATGTGGTGAATGCAAGCACGCTGCTCGTCACGAATGACGCAAGGAACTCCTGGGTCAGCGCCGATGCGGGCGCCAGCTGGCAGGCCTTGCAAGTGGGCCTGGGCGGATTGCCCGAATCCCTGAGCTCATTGGCCGGCCAGGGCGTGCTGCTCAGCGGGCGCCCTTTGCGTTCGTACGATGGCAAGGGGGCTTGGCAGCTGTTGGTCCCGCATTTCGGCTCAGCAGATCTGGCCCTTGGCTTTGGTGGCGGGGCACTGGCGGGCGCTATCGGCTCGGCCGCGATGCCGACGCCGGGCCGCCTGTTCGCCTACAGCGGCAGTCAGCTGCTGCGCAGCAGCGACTACGGCCGCAGCTGGCAGGCGCCGCCGATGTTTGCGATGGGTGATATCGGCAGCCTGCAATTCGTCTCGGCCAACACGGGTTGGGTGGTGGCCGACTTTGGCCTGCTGTTCCGTACCCGCGACGGCGGCGCCAACTGGTCGCAGGTGTGGGCCGTGCCGAGCGGCGGATCTGAATTTGGCGGTGCGCTGCAGGCCCTGCGTTTCAGCAGCGAAACCGAGGGGATCATGGCGGTGAGCAACTGGCAGGGCAGCATCGTCTACCGCAGCAGCGACGGTGGTCAGAGTTGGGCCATGCGCGCCACACTGCCGGTTGACGTGAGGCAGCTGCTGACGCTGGAGAACGGTGAGGTGCTGGCGGCGGGCGGCAATGGGCTGCGCACCGGCGGCCTCTTCCTCGTCAAGGCGGACTCGGCAGACTTCAGCACCGTCTACAGCGCCGACTCCGATTCGGTGTCCGGGCCTGGGCTTTACGTGCGGCGCCTGCATCGCCAGGCGGGCGGCAAGATCTGGGCGGTGGGCAGCAAGGGGCTGGTGCTCAGCAGCGCCGATGCAGGCAGGACCTGGCTGCGGCAGGACGTGGGTGCGGCCGGCGCACTGAACGATGTTCAGTTTGCCGACGCGCTGCACGGCTGGATCGTTGGCGATGCTGGCCTGCTGCTGGCCACCGATGACGGCGGCAAAAGCTGGAAGCAGCAGGCGCAGTCGACGCAGCAAAGTCTGCTGGCGCTGCTTATCCAGGACGCCAAGACGGTCTGGGCCTTTGGCGAGAATGGCATCGTGCTGGCCACCGGGACCGGCGGTTTCTGA
- a CDS encoding YCF48-related protein: MPATLQIQAAATADVAAPAQFGSTAAELAGLSFAWSFGDGGVSQAPKPSYRFARAGDYVVRLRVSNEYGESREASWPVSVQHQAPVLGLDCSGPGSSAWCWQAGGNAAQAMQFVDAQTAWRVGDAGDIFKSVDGGLSWTRQPSGVDADLYALQFLDTQQGFVLGQPGTLLWTADGGSSWQRRAAPLPQENPQLVLRALDAQRLLLLDRYSFWVSENAGLDWQRVERRPDAVGPAGTVWTEEHGRVYRARSLGRQPELVLTLAHEDYMFQYAAQLLVLDEQQILVNAVGERYDINQGWMRKNMLWRSRDGGQSWQKIVPSGIVSPAWLWEWLKFERFSASDDVMIASHNGTPYISRDGGARWAAMRDEISCCRYGEDLLALQGQGLLFRRFGEVWLSPDWGVSWQAAQHPPGRKVAWLELQSLGPQRYLLRDNDGQFFLSSDGAQSWQRLAGSASDRSEAAPALSFADAQHGLRLSAGGELWATGDGGRTWQLRRSDLTAGTVQLQMLSTAAVWMIAGDGKLQRSADGGASWAQMLSASSDWVRVEFADSQLGWAMAAPLRPRFVATQDGGANWSALAVPAGTQALRQLDALHWWALGEGGLLAESLDAGKTWTRRSSGTAECLHQLVASDAQTLWAVGDAGVVLKSDDGGRQWRKLSLSTDLPALRDIFFLDAQQGWIVGARGTVLATRDGGKSWVAQRSGTRQLLGSIRFADARLGWITGTMGTVLATGTGGK; the protein is encoded by the coding sequence TTGCCCGCCACGCTGCAGATCCAGGCGGCCGCGACGGCCGATGTGGCCGCGCCGGCCCAATTTGGCAGCACGGCGGCCGAACTGGCCGGCTTGAGCTTTGCCTGGAGTTTCGGCGATGGCGGCGTCAGCCAGGCGCCCAAGCCCAGTTACCGATTCGCCCGTGCCGGCGACTATGTGGTGCGCCTGCGCGTCAGCAATGAGTACGGCGAGAGCCGCGAGGCCAGCTGGCCGGTATCGGTCCAGCATCAGGCGCCGGTGCTGGGGCTCGATTGCAGCGGCCCGGGCTCGAGCGCCTGGTGTTGGCAAGCGGGCGGCAATGCCGCGCAGGCGATGCAGTTCGTCGACGCCCAGACGGCCTGGCGCGTGGGCGACGCGGGCGATATTTTCAAGAGCGTGGACGGTGGGCTGAGCTGGACACGGCAGCCGAGCGGCGTGGATGCCGACCTCTATGCCCTGCAGTTTCTCGACACGCAGCAGGGCTTTGTACTGGGCCAGCCGGGCACCCTGTTGTGGACGGCCGACGGTGGCAGCAGCTGGCAGCGCCGTGCCGCGCCCCTGCCGCAGGAGAACCCGCAGCTGGTGCTGCGCGCGCTGGATGCGCAGCGTCTGCTGCTGCTGGATCGCTACAGCTTCTGGGTCAGCGAGAACGCCGGTCTTGACTGGCAACGCGTCGAGCGCCGCCCCGACGCCGTGGGGCCGGCAGGCACGGTCTGGACCGAGGAGCATGGCCGGGTCTATCGCGCGCGCTCGCTGGGCCGCCAGCCCGAACTGGTGCTGACGCTGGCGCACGAGGACTATATGTTCCAGTACGCGGCTCAGCTGCTGGTGCTGGACGAGCAGCAGATCCTCGTCAACGCGGTGGGCGAGCGTTACGACATTAACCAGGGCTGGATGCGCAAGAACATGCTCTGGCGCAGCCGCGACGGCGGCCAGAGCTGGCAGAAGATCGTGCCCAGCGGCATCGTCTCGCCGGCTTGGCTGTGGGAATGGCTCAAGTTCGAGCGCTTCAGCGCCAGCGACGATGTGATGATCGCGAGCCACAACGGCACGCCTTACATCAGCCGCGATGGCGGCGCTCGCTGGGCTGCCATGCGCGATGAGATCTCCTGCTGCAGGTACGGCGAGGATCTGCTGGCCCTGCAGGGTCAGGGTTTGCTGTTCAGACGTTTTGGTGAGGTCTGGCTGAGCCCGGACTGGGGCGTGAGCTGGCAGGCGGCCCAGCATCCGCCCGGGCGCAAGGTGGCCTGGCTGGAGCTGCAGTCGCTGGGCCCGCAGCGCTATCTGCTGCGCGACAACGACGGCCAGTTCTTCCTCAGCAGCGACGGTGCGCAAAGCTGGCAACGCCTGGCCGGCAGCGCGAGCGACCGCAGCGAAGCCGCGCCGGCGCTTTCCTTTGCGGACGCCCAGCATGGCCTGCGCCTGAGCGCAGGTGGCGAGCTCTGGGCCACTGGTGATGGCGGCAGGACCTGGCAGCTCAGGCGCAGTGACCTGACGGCCGGCACGGTGCAGCTGCAGATGCTGTCCACCGCCGCGGTCTGGATGATTGCCGGCGATGGCAAGCTGCAGCGCAGCGCCGACGGTGGCGCCAGCTGGGCCCAGATGCTGAGCGCGAGCAGCGACTGGGTACGTGTCGAGTTTGCCGATTCCCAACTGGGCTGGGCCATGGCGGCGCCGCTGCGGCCGCGCTTTGTGGCGACGCAGGACGGCGGGGCCAACTGGTCCGCGCTGGCCGTGCCCGCGGGCACGCAGGCGCTGCGTCAGCTGGATGCCCTGCATTGGTGGGCGCTGGGCGAGGGCGGCCTGCTGGCCGAAAGCCTGGACGCAGGCAAGACCTGGACCCGGCGCAGCAGCGGCACCGCCGAGTGCCTGCACCAGTTGGTGGCCAGCGATGCCCAGACACTCTGGGCCGTGGGCGATGCCGGCGTGGTGCTCAAGTCCGACGATGGTGGGCGCCAATGGCGCAAGCTGAGCCTGTCGACGGACCTGCCCGCGCTGCGCGACATCTTCTTCCTCGATGCGCAGCAGGGCTGGATTGTGGGCGCGCGAGGCACGGTGCTGGCAACGCGCGACGGCGGCAAGAGCTGGGTCGCGCAGCGCAGCGGCACACGCCAGCTGCTGGGTTCGATACGCTTTGCCGACGCACGCCTGGGCTGGATCACCGGCACGATGGGAACCGTGCTGGCCACGGGCACCGGCGGCAAGTAG
- the queA gene encoding tRNA preQ1(34) S-adenosylmethionine ribosyltransferase-isomerase QueA, which produces MSRPPFNVSDFDFALPPELIAQHPAPERSASRLLDGRADHPVDRVFRELPGLLNPGDLLVFNNTKVIKARLYGAKQTGGSVEALIERVLPGTLEVWAHLRASKSPKPGSVVRFNEAFDAKVLGRCGPDGGMFHLRFPSDPFALLEQHGHVPLPPYIEHADEADDVRRYQTVFAREPGAVAAPTAALHFDEGVLAALAERGIGTAHVTLHVGAGTFQPVRVERLSDHKMHSEWFEVPAETVAAIAATRARGGKVVAVGTTTLRALESAAQDGTLQAGARETAIFITPGFEFRVVDRLVTNFHLPKSTLMMLVSAFAGYEPVMALYRHAIAQGYRFFSYGDAMLLERTAP; this is translated from the coding sequence ATGTCCCGTCCCCCCTTCAACGTGAGCGACTTCGACTTCGCGCTCCCGCCCGAACTGATTGCCCAGCATCCCGCCCCCGAGCGCAGCGCCTCGCGTCTGCTCGACGGGCGTGCGGATCACCCGGTGGACCGGGTGTTCCGTGAACTGCCCGGCCTGCTGAACCCCGGCGACCTGCTGGTGTTCAACAACACCAAGGTCATCAAGGCGCGGCTCTATGGCGCCAAGCAGACCGGTGGCTCGGTCGAGGCGCTGATCGAGCGCGTGCTGCCCGGCACCCTCGAAGTCTGGGCCCATCTGCGCGCCAGCAAGAGCCCCAAGCCCGGCAGTGTCGTGCGCTTCAACGAGGCCTTCGATGCCAAGGTGCTGGGCCGCTGTGGGCCGGACGGCGGCATGTTCCACCTGCGCTTCCCCAGCGACCCCTTTGCCCTGCTGGAGCAGCATGGCCATGTGCCGCTGCCGCCCTATATCGAGCATGCCGACGAGGCCGACGATGTGCGGCGCTACCAGACCGTGTTCGCGCGCGAGCCCGGCGCGGTGGCGGCGCCCACCGCGGCCCTGCATTTCGACGAGGGCGTGCTGGCCGCTTTGGCCGAGCGCGGCATAGGCACGGCCCATGTGACCCTGCATGTGGGCGCCGGCACCTTCCAGCCGGTGCGCGTGGAGCGCCTGAGCGATCACAAGATGCACAGCGAGTGGTTCGAGGTGCCGGCCGAGACGGTGGCGGCGATCGCCGCCACGCGGGCGCGCGGCGGCAAGGTGGTGGCGGTGGGCACGACCACGCTGCGCGCGCTCGAGTCCGCCGCCCAGGACGGCACGCTGCAGGCCGGCGCGCGCGAGACCGCCATCTTCATCACCCCGGGCTTCGAGTTCCGCGTGGTCGATCGCCTGGTCACCAACTTCCACCTGCCCAAGAGCACGCTGATGATGCTGGTGAGCGCCTTTGCCGGCTACGAGCCCGTGATGGCGCTGTACCGCCACGCGATCGCGCAGGGCTACCGCTTCTTCAGCTACGGGGATGCGATGCTGCTGGAGCGCACGGCGCCCTGA
- a CDS encoding carboxymuconolactone decarboxylase family protein produces the protein MSSPRLNHTQQSPTLFKKFLDFSLAIQDSSLDPVLSHLIDIRASQLNGCAFCLDMHVKEAKLHGERELRLHHLAIWRESALFSARERAALAWTEALTRLAPEGVPDELYALARAQFSEPELADLTYRVMAINGWNRASIAFRTAPGAYDAAYGLDKAGLS, from the coding sequence ATGAGCAGCCCACGCCTCAACCACACGCAGCAATCCCCCACCCTGTTCAAGAAGTTCCTGGACTTCAGCCTTGCCATCCAGGACAGCAGCCTCGACCCGGTGCTGTCCCATCTGATCGACATCCGCGCCTCGCAGCTGAACGGTTGCGCCTTCTGCCTCGACATGCATGTCAAGGAGGCCAAGCTGCACGGCGAGCGCGAGCTGCGCCTGCACCATCTGGCGATCTGGCGCGAGTCGGCCCTGTTCAGCGCCCGCGAGCGCGCCGCCCTGGCCTGGACCGAGGCGCTCACCCGCTTGGCACCCGAGGGCGTGCCCGACGAGCTCTATGCGCTGGCGCGCGCGCAGTTCTCCGAGCCCGAGCTGGCCGACCTCACCTACCGGGTGATGGCCATCAATGGCTGGAACCGCGCCAGCATCGCCTTCCGCACCGCGCCGGGCGCCTACGATGCGGCCTACGGCCTGGACAAGGCTGGATTGTCCTGA
- the sigJ gene encoding RNA polymerase sigma factor SigJ, whose amino-acid sequence MDEGLDLSPAARALRFDRAHARSLRALAYRMLGSRAEAEDIVQEAWLRWAEVDEGQVLHAGAFLSRLATNLCLDKLQSASRRRELYVGTWLPEPLVDEAEAWSPGPEARSEWAQDVSMAFMLALERLTPLERAAFLLHDVFELDFDELATRLQRSPAACRQLASRARAHVKADYARVEVQEEERQRLLAAFAGALMRGDVEALAQVLADDAVLLTDGGGIVNAVPRPLHGGARIAKALVGFGKHLDLSQLRVRPAQINGLAGYLVFQADGTPVQAVALAPAAQPGRLGAVYIMRNPEKLRALSATSPPDPDRSR is encoded by the coding sequence ATGGACGAGGGCCTGGACCTGAGCCCGGCGGCACGCGCACTGCGCTTTGACCGCGCGCATGCGCGCAGCCTGCGCGCGCTGGCCTACCGCATGCTGGGCTCGCGCGCCGAGGCCGAGGACATCGTGCAGGAGGCCTGGCTGCGCTGGGCCGAGGTCGATGAGGGTCAGGTCTTGCATGCGGGCGCCTTTCTCTCGCGCCTGGCCACCAATCTCTGCCTGGACAAGCTGCAGTCCGCCAGCAGGCGGCGCGAGCTCTATGTGGGCACCTGGCTGCCCGAGCCGCTGGTGGACGAGGCCGAGGCCTGGTCGCCCGGGCCCGAGGCGCGCAGCGAATGGGCCCAGGATGTCTCGATGGCCTTTATGCTGGCACTGGAGCGGCTCACGCCGCTGGAGCGGGCCGCCTTCCTGCTGCACGATGTGTTCGAGCTGGATTTCGACGAGCTGGCCACGCGCCTGCAGCGCAGCCCCGCCGCCTGCCGCCAGCTGGCCAGCCGCGCGCGCGCCCATGTGAAGGCCGACTATGCGCGCGTGGAGGTGCAGGAGGAGGAGCGGCAGCGCCTGCTGGCCGCCTTTGCCGGGGCCCTCATGCGTGGCGACGTGGAGGCGCTGGCCCAGGTGCTGGCCGACGACGCGGTGCTGCTCACCGATGGCGGCGGCATCGTGAACGCGGTGCCGCGGCCGCTGCACGGCGGCGCGCGCATCGCCAAGGCCCTGGTGGGCTTTGGCAAGCATCTGGACCTCAGCCAGCTCCGCGTGCGCCCGGCGCAGATCAATGGCCTTGCGGGTTATCTGGTGTTCCAGGCCGATGGCACGCCGGTGCAGGCGGTGGCGCTGGCGCCGGCGGCCCAGCCCGGGCGCCTGGGCGCGGTCTACATCATGCGCAATCCCGAGAAACTTAGGGCTCTGTCCGCAACCAGCCCACCCGACCCTGACCGCTCTCGTTGA